In the genome of Candidatus Yanofskybacteria bacterium, one region contains:
- a CDS encoding RNA polymerase sigma factor yields METNKVKQFEDIVNQYQRDLVNFHYRFVGNRYEAEDLAQETFIKAYKKFDTLKEPDKLKSWLYSIARNTVIDFFRKNKNKPFALDSAILENVAEATAVDYQERVANLETSKELEHCIEQLIKEDRAIIKLLYYEGFSYKEIGELLHINQNTLKSRLHRARKILFEAIQTNDTLKDLVLNYET; encoded by the coding sequence ATGGAGACAAACAAAGTGAAACAATTTGAGGATATTGTAAACCAGTACCAGCGGGATTTGGTCAATTTTCACTATAGATTCGTGGGTAATCGTTATGAGGCGGAAGATCTGGCCCAAGAAACTTTCATAAAGGCGTACAAGAAATTTGATACGCTCAAAGAGCCTGATAAACTAAAAAGCTGGCTTTATAGCATAGCGCGCAATACGGTCATAGATTTTTTCAGGAAAAATAAAAACAAGCCGTTTGCGTTGGACAGTGCCATTCTTGAAAATGTTGCCGAAGCCACGGCGGTTGATTATCAAGAACGTGTGGCCAATCTTGAGACTTCCAAAGAACTTGAACATTGCATTGAACAGCTAATTAAGGAAGACAGGGCGATTATCAAACTTCTTTACTATGAGGGTTTTTCTTATAAAGAAATTGGCGAATTATTGCACATCAATCAGAACACGTTAAAAAGTCGTCTTCATAGAGCAAGAAAAATTTTGTTCGAGGCCATTCAGACAAACGATACTCTAAAAGATTTGGTATTAAATTATGAAACATAA
- a CDS encoding YvcK family protein, whose amino-acid sequence MKRGVKNKKIVVIGGGTGSFMVLSALRRYPVHLTSIVSMADNGGSTGRLRDQYGVLPPGDVRRALVALSDAPQTLRDLFNYRFSSGDLKEHNFGNIFLSTLEKMTGNFAEALKVVSQILNIKGSVMPVTLKNITLYAQLANGVVIKGETNIDKPKHNPELPIKKVWLSPQARINPEAKKAILSADMIVIGPGDLFTSIVPNFLVDGVIATIKKSKAKKVYVCNLMTKFGETHCFKAHDFLNKVEEYLGKETLDYAVFNNKKPAPKILKRYLEENSHFVDVSGLDLKGKKPKLVLANLLDQGSFVRHNPRKKLAKVLMALSGF is encoded by the coding sequence ATGAAGCGCGGAGTAAAAAATAAAAAAATCGTCGTAATCGGTGGTGGAACCGGGAGTTTTATGGTGCTTTCTGCTTTGCGTCGCTACCCGGTTCATTTAACTTCAATTGTTTCAATGGCTGACAATGGCGGATCAACCGGTCGATTGCGCGACCAATACGGTGTTTTACCGCCGGGTGACGTGCGCCGTGCTTTAGTGGCACTATCCGATGCCCCGCAGACATTACGAGACCTTTTTAATTATCGATTTTCATCAGGCGATCTAAAGGAACATAATTTTGGCAATATTTTTTTAAGTACACTTGAAAAAATGACAGGAAACTTCGCTGAAGCGCTAAAAGTTGTTTCGCAGATTTTGAATATAAAAGGCAGCGTAATGCCGGTTACATTAAAAAACATTACACTCTATGCTCAATTAGCTAACGGGGTTGTCATAAAAGGGGAAACCAACATAGATAAACCCAAACACAATCCGGAATTGCCCATCAAAAAAGTTTGGTTAAGTCCGCAAGCACGTATAAATCCGGAAGCGAAAAAGGCAATATTGTCAGCTGACATGATTGTAATCGGTCCAGGCGATTTGTTTACCAGTATTGTTCCGAATTTTTTGGTTGATGGCGTTATCGCCACGATAAAAAAGTCTAAAGCTAAAAAAGTTTATGTTTGTAATTTAATGACTAAGTTTGGCGAGACCCACTGTTTCAAAGCGCATGACTTTTTGAATAAGGTTGAAGAATACCTCGGTAAAGAAACTCTGGATTATGCCGTTTTTAACAATAAAAAACCGGCCCCTAAAATTTTAAAACGATATCTGGAAGAAAATTCGCATTTTGTTGACGTCTCGGGGTTGGATTTAAAAGGGAAGAAACCAAAATTAGTGCTTGCCAACTTACTTGACCAAGGCAGTTTTGTGCGCCATAATCCCAGAAAGAAGCTGGCCAAAGTTTTAATGGCACTATCCGGTTTTTAG
- a CDS encoding threonylcarbamoyl-AMP synthase: MKILSIDFNKDYSDVLLEAVNVLRYGGVIVYPTDTVYGLGANACDHHAVDLVFKIKNRPLSKPLPIIARNIKWVVELAFVPPKLEKLLSEIWPGTTTVILPRKKVIPTIVTAGNKNVRIRIPDYTFVDKLLGKYGFPLTATAANISGQETTGDINKIIELFRSQIWKPDLILDAGVLPKSLPATILDLSTIKPKILRVGPSKPGQLMRLLGT, from the coding sequence ATGAAAATTTTATCTATTGATTTTAATAAAGATTATTCTGATGTTTTACTCGAGGCGGTTAACGTATTGCGCTATGGGGGAGTTATTGTTTATCCAACGGATACGGTTTATGGGCTCGGTGCCAACGCCTGCGACCATCATGCCGTAGATTTGGTTTTTAAAATTAAAAATCGTCCGTTATCAAAACCATTGCCGATTATTGCCCGCAATATAAAATGGGTCGTGGAGTTGGCTTTTGTTCCTCCCAAACTCGAGAAACTCTTGTCAGAAATTTGGCCCGGAACTACAACAGTGATATTGCCGCGAAAAAAAGTTATCCCCACGATTGTTACGGCTGGCAATAAAAACGTGAGAATCCGAATTCCGGATTATACTTTTGTAGATAAACTTCTCGGTAAATACGGTTTTCCCCTTACGGCTACCGCGGCCAACATATCTGGCCAAGAAACGACAGGGGATATAAATAAAATAATTGAGTTATTCCGTAGCCAGATTTGGAAACCCGACTTAATCTTGGATGCCGGAGTTTTGCCGAAATCGTTACCGGCAACGATACTGGACCTCTCTACCATTAAGCCAAAAATCTTACGCGTCGGTCCATCTAAGCCAGGGCAATTAATGAGATTACTTGGGACATGA
- a CDS encoding NTP transferase domain-containing protein, with protein MRCIILAAGEGIRMRPLTLATPKPMIKICGRPLLEYIIDALPSGVDELVLVVGYLRDQIRDYFGDNFSPAPFLDCVSRNSNFPVHKRCGVRRFKITYVVQENKLGTYHALKLCEHLLHSGERFLLIYADDLHDPRALKLCAESENPSLVIDESKTPNRFGVVELAGDGSVAGIEEKPNNPKTNLVLTGVQLLTKEVMNFPAGKHSNGEYYLSDSIAQMIAAGIKVYAIKTNFWLPIGYPEDIKKAEKLLCPQSHEARSKK; from the coding sequence ATGCGTTGTATTATTTTAGCGGCAGGCGAGGGTATAAGAATGCGGCCGTTGACACTAGCGACACCTAAGCCGATGATAAAAATTTGTGGTCGGCCGCTTTTGGAATATATTATAGATGCTTTACCTTCTGGAGTGGATGAACTTGTTTTGGTTGTAGGCTATTTGCGGGATCAGATTAGGGACTATTTTGGAGATAATTTCAGCCCCGCACCTTTTTTGGACTGCGTTTCGCGCAATTCAAATTTTCCTGTCCACAAAAGGTGCGGGGTTCGGCGTTTTAAAATAACTTATGTTGTCCAGGAAAATAAGCTTGGCACTTACCACGCCCTAAAACTTTGTGAGCATCTTTTGCATTCCGGAGAGCGATTTTTACTCATATATGCTGATGATCTGCACGATCCTAGGGCTCTAAAACTCTGTGCTGAATCCGAAAATCCAAGTTTGGTAATTGACGAAAGCAAAACTCCTAACAGATTTGGTGTGGTTGAATTGGCCGGTGATGGCAGTGTTGCCGGTATTGAGGAAAAACCAAATAATCCGAAAACAAACTTGGTGTTAACAGGGGTTCAGTTACTCACAAAAGAGGTTATGAATTTTCCGGCTGGAAAGCATTCTAATGGCGAATACTATTTGTCAGACAGTATCGCGCAGATGATTGCGGCTGGTATAAAAGTATATGCGATTAAAACTAACTTTTGGTTGCCCATAGGTTACCCCGAAGATATAAAGAAAGCCGAAAAATTGCTTTGTCCCCAGTCTCATGAAGCGCGGAGTAAAAAATAA
- a CDS encoding bifunctional 5,10-methylenetetrahydrofolate dehydrogenase/5,10-methenyltetrahydrofolate cyclohydrolase, whose protein sequence is MAKAGVNHGVLVELPLPLHINTQYIINAVPQEKDVDVLSEKSQGAFLADRSLILPPAVEAVKIIFEKYDINPKGKNCAVFGYGLLVGKPIGHWLASQGATVSIINEFTSNPAELSCHADIIVAGTGQEDLITKDMIKEGSVIIDFAKDVDFDEVSKKASWITPVPGGVGPIVIAAVLKNLLTLYKKTLN, encoded by the coding sequence ATTGCCAAAGCCGGAGTAAACCACGGAGTGTTAGTTGAATTACCTTTGCCACTGCACATTAATACCCAATATATTATTAATGCGGTTCCGCAAGAAAAGGACGTGGATGTTTTGTCTGAAAAATCGCAAGGTGCTTTTTTGGCGGACAGGTCGTTAATTTTACCGCCGGCAGTTGAAGCCGTAAAAATAATTTTTGAAAAGTATGACATCAATCCAAAAGGTAAAAATTGTGCCGTTTTCGGTTATGGTTTATTGGTGGGCAAGCCGATAGGTCATTGGCTGGCCAGTCAAGGCGCTACAGTATCAATCATAAATGAATTTACGTCCAATCCAGCGGAACTTTCATGCCATGCAGATATTATTGTTGCCGGTACTGGACAGGAAGACCTGATTACGAAGGACATGATAAAAGAAGGTTCAGTAATAATTGATTTTGCCAAAGATGTTGATTTTGATGAAGTTAGCAAAAAAGCTAGCTGGATTACACCTGTTCCCGGCGGCGTGGGGCCCATAGTTATTGCTGCAGTTTTGAAAAACTTACTTACCTTGTATAAAAAAACCCTCAATTGA